AAAATATTTGATAAAGAACTGAAAACGTCAGTTATGAATGCATTATAAACTTGTCCAAAGGGCAGTCCATCTTATAAGATGGGCTGCCTAAAGTTTTTTTTCCAAATGGAGTAACTGTTTTTTCATTTCTAATCCGCCACGATAACCTGTTAACTTTCCATTTTTGCCAATTACACGGTGACAAGGTACAGAAATAAGTACCGGGTTAGCTCCAATAGCTGTCCCTACTGCCCGAACCGCGGAAGGTCGTTGAGCCAATTCCGCAATCTGAGTATATGTGTATGTCGCACCATACGGTATTTGATTCAATGTATGCCAGATCTTCTGCTGAAATTCAGTTCCCCGGATATCGACGGGAAACGTAAATGTTTCACGCTTACCCTGAAGGTATTCGCGAAATTCCGTCTTGCAGGGTTCTAGCATAGTAGTAGTCTTTTTTAATTCATCTTGTGGAAAATGGTACATAACCCAATTTTTTAATTCATCGAATGGACTATTCGGTGACCCCACATAACAAAGTCCTTTTGATGTTGCAGCAAGATAGAATTGCCAATTTTGATATTCGAATAATGACCAGCTAATTATTCCCTTACTTATCCTATTCATTAACTCCCTCCCCCTTTTGGAACCTTTTTCGGTATTCTGTGGGGGTAAAATTCATTTTTTCCTTAAACAAAGTAACAAAATAAGCAGCATTTGGCATACCCACTGCTAGTCCGACTTCCGCAACCGTTTTTTTGGTTGTAACTAAAAGCCGACTGGCCTGTTTCATTCGTACTTTTTGAATATATTCAAGCGGAGAAATACCTTGCACCCGTTTAAATAATCGCTGTAGATGGTATGGGCTGCCATGAGCATTATCCGCTAGAATATCCAAGTTAATCCGTTTTTGATAGTTTTGCTCAATCCACTCTGTAATTTGTTGAACCCAATCTTCATCCGGCAGATGCAGTCCATCGGGCTTACATCTTTTACAAGGTCGAAAATTTGCAGATAATGCGAGTCTAGCATTTTTAAAAACACGCACATTTTCCCTATTTGGCACTTTTGACTTGCAGGATGGACGGCAAAATATTCCGGTCGTTTTTACACCATAAAAGAAACTGTCATCATAGGAAGAATCGTTTTCCACTATGGCCTGCCAATATTCGTTGGAAATCTGTGATTCTCTCTGCATGTTCATCGCAATCACCTCTACAACTTAGTATACCTGGAACAATTGGAAATGTAAGGTTTTACGAACGTAAAAGCAAGATAACGAAATTATTAAATCAGATTTATGTGATAAAATGAAATTTCAATCTGTGGTTTATTACTGCCCGTTAACTGCGATAAAACATAGATATACCAAACTAAACAAATTAAGGAGAAAAACACATGAAGGACTTTGAGGACCATATCGGATTTATAAGGATTTTTGCACCTAAAGAATTTAGCTTTAGTGAAAACCTAAAGTATCTGTCAAGATCAACAAATGAATGTCTGTTTACCATTGCAGACAATAAAATATACAGAGCGCTGCCAATTGAAGACGTTACACCTTTAGTGGAAATTAGCGGGGAAACTGAAACTATAATACATGTACGCTTTTTTGGTAATACAACACCCGACCAGAAGGCAGTCAGGGAAAAGGTTGCAGAGTATATCCAGGAATGGTTTGATTTAAAGACTAATTTACTTCCTTTTTATGAACTGGCTGAAACAGATCCTTTGCTACATCAACCTGTCGACAATTTCTATGGCTTACGAGTTATCGGAATACCTGACCTCTTTGAAGCATTAGCGTGGGGAATTCTAGGTCAACAGATCAACCTTACATATGCCTATACCCTGAAGAGGCGGCTAGTTGAATATTTCGGAAGATATAAAGAATGGGATGGTGTGAGGTATTGGATATTTCCTGAGCCTGGGGTTATTGCAAAATTATCGGTAGAAGATTTATCCAATATGAGAATGACAGTGAAGAAAAGTGAATATTTAATTGATGTTGCAAACTTAATAACAAATAAGGAATTATCAAAAGAAAAATTAATGAAAATCAGGGACTTTAAAAAAGCTGAAAAAATACTTGTGAAAATTCGTGGGATCGGTCCCTGGACTGCCAATTACGTGTTAATGAGATGCCTGCATTATCCATCAGCATTTCCTATAGATGATGTTGGTTTGCACAACGCTATTAAACTCATCTTGGATTTAGAGAAAAAGCCCTCGAAGAAAGAAATTTTAAAGCTATCTTCTGCCTGGACGGGTTGGGAATCCTATGGAACATTTTATTTATGGCGTATGCTTTACTAGAAATATTCAGGGTTAACATTACCGACGCCATGTTAACCCTCAAAAATTATTTTTCCTTATCGTCGATTTCTTTTTCTTCCTGCTTCTCATGGAATTCATCCTCTGCTTGACCAGCAATATGGTCAAACGGAGTATAGGAATTATCAGGTCTTTCTTTTTTAACAAAGATTTTAAAAGCAATAATACACACCAAGACCACCATCACAAAAATAAAAATTGCCGATGAATATGGTAAGAGTTCCATTAGTTCACCTCAACTTATCTTCTGATTTTTGAAATCAGCCGCAGAATTTCAAGGTAAAGCCAGACCAGTGTCACCATTAACCCAAATGCTCCGTACCATTCCATGTATTTAGGTGCATGTCGGTTTGATCCTTTTTCAATGAAATCAAAATCAAGTACGAGGTTTAATGCTGCCACAATAACAATACCAACACTAATCAAAATGCCAATTGGTCCACTATTATGCAAATATAAAACATCTGACATGCCAAAGAAGAATCGCATAATAAAAGTTGCAAGATACGCGAGCATAATTGCACCGGTTGCACAAATTACACCCAACCTAAACTTCTTCGTAACTTTAACCAGTCTGGTTTTATATGCGAATAGCATCACAAGCATAACGCCGAATGTTAACACAGTTGCCTGTATAGTAATTCCGTGAAATTGCAATTCATACATTCCGGAAATTGCACCAATGACCAAGCCTTCCGCCAAAGCATATGGAATCGATGTAAATGGTGCAACTTTCGGGATAAAAATGGTAATTAACGCGAGAATGAACCCAGCAATCAATCCCAGGATCAGCATCCCCGTCACTACTGAATCATTACCACTGAAATACTGATTCCATGTATACGCTGCTGAAACGAAAAGTGCCAGGAATAGAACGAAAGTTCGATTGGCGGTTCCCTGAATAGTCATTGTTGATGTACCTTCATTTCTTACACGAAACGATTTATTGCTTAAAGCTGGATTTGCTGTTCTCATCAAAATCAACCCTCCTATCAAAAAGGCGCGGGTTAACGCGTCTTTTATTTCATACGACCTGGGTTTACATTAGGTTTCAAATCAAAATTTCCACTCCCGATCTAACACACTATATAGATAGGAATCACGCCATCCTTCCTTAAGCCGGATATGCTCCCGGATTCTGCCTTCCCTGACCATACCTATTTTTCCTAAAACTCTTGCGGAAGCTTTGTTTCTGGGATCGCACGTAGCAAAGATCCGGTGAAATCCAAATTCCTTAAATCCCCAATCTACTATTAATCTAGTAGCTTCCGTTGCATAGCCCTTTCCCCAATAAGAGGGATTGATAACATAACCTATTTCTGCCGTGCCATATTTCTCGTCTGTGATAGTTAATTCGACGGATCCGATTAAATATCCATTACAGATAATAGCTAGAGAAAATCTGCTTCTAGGGTGTTTATCTATATCCGCTAAAGCTTGATTAATAAATTCCTTTGTTTCATCTGTAGTATTTGGTCCCCATACCTGGTATTGGCACACTTCATCACGTGACGCGTATATATGGACCTGCTGCCAATCATTACTAGTAAATTCCCTAAGATATAGCCTTTTACTATTTGTCTTTATATTCATTTTCTTCCCCTATCCAATCTTTTTATCTATTATTCCTACTTCTCCTAACAATGAAGAATATAATTAGACCAATACAGCCTAATACGATAAGTAGCGGCAAATTCCCGATAAGAAAAACAACTAATCCCGAAAGAACCGAGATGATAAAGTTGATGCTTTTCAAAAACTGTTGTTTCGTTTTTTCCCACGTATTTAATTCATCCTCACTTATTCCAGAAAGTTTCACATTATTTTCTTCTATTTGAATAGTAACCGTCGCTAGGTCGGTTTTATTCCGCAGATACTTCATCCGCCCTGTTATTTCCTCAATCCCTCTTTGAACCTTGGCTAAATCCTCAGAGATAGATAGAAGATCTTCTGTTTTCTCGGCTTGTTCCATGAAAGAAATTAGTCGTTTTTCTACTACATGTTTGGATTTTAAGCGGGATTTCAGATCAATGTATTCCTCTGTCACGTCTTGCCCTGATACAGAACTTTCCAGGACTTTGCTACTGCCTTTCTCCACAAACTGAATAAAGCTTTGAAACCCATCCTGTGGAATTCGTGCAGTTAATTGACCATTGGTAGATCCTTCCTCAGTATCACCGTACCTATTTGATTCCACAATATATCCACCACGATCAGTCACCTGTGTTTGAATATCATGTAACGCGTTTTTAAAATCTTTAACTTCGATACGCAGGTTGGCGGTATAAATAATTTTTCTATTCACCTGGGTTAATTGATCTTCCTTAGAATTCGCGTCTTTCTCTTCGGAGCTATTTCCCTGTTGCCCATTTTCAATATCGTTTGTTCCTGTATTAGAATCTTTACCCTCCACTGTTACCTTTTCTTCTGTACTTACGGCAGCTTTATCGGCGGAATCACTCATACTCTTCTCTTCATTACTGCACGCTCCCAAAAAGACGCTGAAACTAAGTACAACCACAATGGACAACCACTTTTTCACCTTGACCACCCCAACTGTCACTTTCCCCCAAAAGTATAAAATCTTATAAGGAAAAAATTGTATTTTATGGTATAGACAATATTTACAGAGAAAAATTCCGTATTCTACTTACGGTAAACAACCCTGGTGTCACAAATCATATCGTGCAGTGCCTTCTTTTCCTCGTTCCATCCAGCCATCATAAATCCGATTAGAAGTGTTATTGCGGAGATGAAGTACGCAAAATACCTCCCAACAGATTTCCATAAACTTATTTGTGATCCATCCACATTTAACACTTGAATTCTGCAAATCATTTTACCGGGCGAACCCTTATATTTACTTGCAGTGAAGAAAATAATAAATATTACCGGGTACAGTAAATTGACAATAGATTCAGATGTCGAATCGGTTGTATTCCTATTTATATTATTGAAAAACTCCTGATCATTTAAGATTAAGGCGATAACTAACGTCAATGCGAATGAAATCAAGCCATCTACTAAAGCGGCCAAAAATCGAATCCAAAATCCGGCCGGTTTATAATCTATCATTGAAAAAACTCCTTTTATTCCCTATGCTTCATTTTTTCATCTATACATATGTTATGATGAGTTTCCTGAAAACAACACTCCTTATTCACTATTCGACATGTAGGTATAAAAACCTGCAAAAAAACACTCCCATCATAATTTAAAATGAGATTGTTTCGTATTTTACTATTCAAAAAAACCCGGTAAATATAAGGAAATGCTTGGAATATACGCTACTAATAATAGGACAGCAATCATTACAGCGTAAAAAGGCAGCATTCCTTTTGAAGCTTTTTCAATCGGCAGCCTGCCAATTGCCGAACCAACAAATAATACTGAACCGACAGGTGGTGTTACCAATCCTATACCTAATGCTAGAATTAATACGACACCGAAATGAACGGGGTCCATACCTACACTCGTCGCAACAGGCAGTAATATAGGTGTTGCAATTAATATAAGTGGTGCCATGTCCATAACCATTCCAAGTAACAACAGGATTATTACGATCATTAGAATAGTGCTTGCATCATTTGGTGAAATACTTAATAAGCCGTCTGATACCAAAGCAGGAACTTTCAATAGCGCTAATAACCAGCCAAATGAAGAGGAAGCACCAATTAGAAATAGGACCATTGCCAATGTTTTAAACGATCTTTGTAAAATAATTCCCATTCTAACGAGTGGGATTTCCCTGTACACGAAGAATGTGATGATAAATGCATAAAGAGTTCCAATAGCAGCAGACTCAGTAGCTGTGAATAGTCCACTTAATATGCCACCCATAATGATTACGATTGTAAGTAATCCTAACAAGCCATCCCGTATAATTTTAGGTATTTCCTCTTTTTTGACTGGTTCACCCTTTGGATACTTACGCTTTACAGCCATCATATAAGTTAAAATCATTATTCCTATCCCTAGTAACAGACCAGGACCTAACCCACCCATAAAGAGCGCTCCAACTGAGACCCCACCAGCAGCAGTTGAGTAAATAATCATATTATGACTCGGTGGAATCATTACACCTTGTGTTGAGCTTGAAATCGTTACGGAAACGGAATAGTCCGAATCATAACCTTGTTTTTTCATCATTGGAATTAAAACTGACCCTAAGGATGAAGTATCAGCAAGTGACGATCCTGAAATCCCTCCAAAGAAAGTACTAGCCAGAACATTTACCATTGCAAGTCCGCCTCTGACTTTTCCAATAATTACGTTTGCAAGGTTTATTAATCTATTTGAAATTCCACCCTCATTCATTATTTCACCAGCAAGGATAAAGAACGGAATCGCTAACAACGAAAATGAATTTAAACCGCCAACCATTCGCTGCAGAATAGCCGCAGGATCAAATCCCATATACACCCCTGTAACTAAACAGGATATGATAAGGCAAAGGGCAATTGGAATTCTAAATATGAGCAACAGAATAAAACTGCCAGTTAAAATAAATACTTCCATCTTATTCACCCCTCACTTACATCAGTTAGATCCTGATGCATACCTTTTTTAAACAATAATTCAATCCCATATATTGTGATGAACAAGCCCGCTATTGGAATCGATGCATATAAAACACTTGATGGCCAGCCTGTTCCCGGCAAGGTTGACCTGCCCATTAACGTAGTGAATTGCCATCCGTAATAAATCATAAGTACCCCTAAGCCCACTACAATTATTTTTGCTAGATAATCAAACAAATCCTGGACTTTTTCCGGCATGGCATTAACTACAAGGCCTAATGCAATATGTAATTTTTCTTTGAATCCATACGCTATCCCAAGAAAGCTTACCCATACAAAAAGTATTCTTGATAACTCTGTTGACCAGGAAGGGGTGTAGCTAAAAAACTGACGTGAAAAAACCTGGATGATTATGACAACTACCATTACCGCAAGCATAGTTAAGGCAGAAACTAAAAGCAGTCTATCAAGACCACTTTTAATCATTTTTAACGCTTTCATAAAAGTTGCCTCCTAAATTAATTTAGGAAGCGGGATCTCCCGCTTCCTCCCTTACAAAAAAGAATTATATTTATTTTGTCAATTTATCAATCCATTCGCCATACTTATCTCCGTATTTATCATAAATCGGCTGAACAGCCTCCCGCCACGGGGTAATATCGTCTACTTTAATAATTTTACTTCCGTTTTCTTTGACAGTTTTTCTTGATTTTTTCACTAATTCCGCCCACGCCTCACGTTGGACTGGAACTGATTCTAAAGCAGCTTCTCTAAATGCTTTTTTGTCTTTATCACTTAAACTATCCCATAATTGTTGGGATGCTAATAATACTTCCGGAACTCCCTGATAGCCATTGTCTGTAAAATACTTCGCAACTTCATAATGATTTGCAGTGTAATAACTTGGGAGGTTATTTTCGCCTCCATCAATTACTCCTGTTTGGATGGCGGAATAAACTTCTCCGTATTCCATAGGAGTTGCAGAAGCACCTAATGCTTCCACAATATCTATAGCTATTTCGGAATTTTGTACACGAAGCTTAAGTCCTTCCATGTCTTCAGGTGTTTTAATTGGTCGTACAGAATTGTAAAAACTTCTTTCGCCTGAATCATAAAATGCCAGACCAACCAAATTAGATCCTTCAAACGTGCTTAGAAGCTCCTGCCCTACTTCTCCATTTAGCTTTTTCCATTTTTGTTCCTCATCTTCGAATAAGTACGGCATAGATAACACACCGATATCCTCTGAAAACTCTGCTAATGGAACTGCGTTAACCCTTGTTAAATCAATAGATCCCAATTGTACTTGTTCAATTACACTTTTCTCTTCCCCAAGCTGGCCACCAGCATATACTTCTATTTTATAGCGACCATTTGTTTTTTCTTCTACTAGTCTAGCAAATTCTTTAGCCCCAATAGTAGTTGGGTAATCCTCCGGCTGGTTTTCAGCTAACCTTAAGGTAATAGGCTCTTCAGAATCGCCTGAAGTTTTTCCAGAACCACCATCACATGCTGCCAAAACAATTACTAGAAAAATCAAAACAAAAAATAACGATAATAACTTTTTATTCACTTTAGTTCCTCCTTTATTTCAAATTGTGTGGTCATTAAAAGGTGACAACTGTGAAATATTCACTCCTGTTTAATTACTTTGTTTACCATCCAAATTAATTAAAACTTTGCAGTTACTTATCCTTTATAACCGAAATCTAGTTAACCCACGCTTCCTCAATTCGTGGGCTGCATATTTCGGCTAACCGTCATGTGTCTTATTTTCCGTACTTACATTACCTGTGAATTATCATCATCCTTGTTTTCTTTCATCTTAACTTCTGCAATTGACCTTTGAATTTCTTTCATTTTCTTGTCATCTAATTTATAAAATTTCATTGCGGTTAATGATATAACCAGCATAACTGCCGGTAAACCGAACGCTAATATTAATGTCATGACGAACAAAGGAGTTGTTAATTCATCGGTTACAGTTGGAAACTCTGAACCAAACCCGATGATAGCCACTCCTAGCCCAACTATTGCTGGTGCCAAGGATGTAACTAATTTATCAATAAAGGAAAATAAGGTACCTAACATCCCTGGTATATAGCGTCCTGTTTTAGATGTTTCGTAGTCAGAAACGTCTGCAATCATTGGGTTTACAAGCGAGCTTGGGATACCCCCAAATGAAATGGCCATTGTATATAACACGGTAAATATCACAATGGGTATCCCAATGCCCCCAGATATTGTTGTCGGATCATTCATTATTAAAAATAATCCAATCAAACCGATTAGCGAGAACAATGCTATCCAGGTTGAGCCCATAAATGCACTTCTCATACCTAGCTTCCTTGCATATGCAACTACTATAAATGTTATGATTAAAGTTGGTGCAATGGTAATTAATGAAATTGATCCACTCAACCCATAATCACCCATCAAAATTCCAAATATCATGACTGCAACCACTGAATAGCGAATAAGCATAAAGGCCAGTTTATCAACAGTAGTTGCTGTTATTAACATTTGTAATGGCCGGTTCTTTTTTAAAATTGGCCAGTAGTCACGAAATCTTGTATTTACAGTTTTCTCTGCCAATCCATAATATTCTTTACGGTCTTTTCCGGAAATACCGATTACGGCTAAAATCGTACATATACCGGCAAAAATAATAGCGTATGTATTTAATTCCGTGAACAATGCCATGGTAAAGTCACCGTATTTTGCAATCAGATAAGAAGCAACAAATACTTGGCCTCCAGTAAATATTAGAGCATTATATGAAGCATCAAAAACACTATAAAGTGGGCGTTGTTTGGGATCATTCGTCAACACCGTTTGAGCTGCTTTCGTTACCGTGGTTTGCAGTGTATAGCCAATAATATAAATGGCATACATAACAATAAAGAAAATGAGTTGAAATGATTGTGGAAGTAAATGAGTTACATTGTACATAATCAGTATCGAACCTGCTAAAATCACGTTCCCTATAATCATAAATGGTCTAAATTTGCCGAAATTAGATTCCGTTTTGTCTACAATAAAGCCGACAATAGGATCCGTAATACCGTCAAATATTCGCATTGCTGTTAAAACAGTACTTACAGCCACAACTGCGAGCCCAGCTATTCCAGTGGCATAATATGTAACAAACGTTAAGATAAACATATAAAGATTTGTTGCGGTATTGTTTAATGCAAAAAAACCAATCTGCCATATTTTTGCTCTGTTATACTCCTGATCACTTTCTGTTGTTGTGCTTGCCATAATGCCTTTCCCTCCCCATTTTCCGATAAATTTAATGTTTGATAAATCATAAACCGCTTACATTTATTAATATGTTTTAAAACGCATGTTTATTTTGTTTACCAAACAAACTATTAACTTAAATACTATGATAAATGTAAGCGCTTAAAATAGCAAGACCTTTTTAGAAAATTACCAAAACAAATAAAGAACCGTACACCCATTTAATTATTGGGCATACAGTTTCCTTTATTCTGATACGTTAACAGCCTTCTCCTGCGCTATTAAACACAGTTCTGCCGCTTTAAATGCGTGCTCTTGTGTCATCGCCTTTTCCGTGCGATTCATACAATCCTTAATTAATTCTCCAAAAAAAGGGAAGCCAACCTTGCCCGATAGTTCGTAATGTTTCTCGCCTTCTTTGTTCACGAGGTAAAGATGGTCACCAGTATCTTCTTCCCTTGCTACATCGACATATTTACGAATCTCAATCGTCCCCTCTGTTCCAGTAATGAAGGTCCGTCCATCTCCCCAAGTACGTAGTCCATCAGGAGTAAACCAATCCACCTTAAAAATTTGCGTTGCACCATTATTTCCTAGTAATGTTGCATCACCGTAATCTTCTAATTCTGGATGGTCAGGGTTATTATAGTTACCCACCTTACTGTGCAGGATCTCGGCATCCTCACAACCCGCATAATATAAAAATTGTTCAATTTGGTGGCTGCCAATATCGCATAAAATTCCACCATATTGTTCTTTATTGAAAAACCAATTCGGGCGGCTTGAGGCATTTAAACGATGTGGTCCAAAACCTGTGACCTGGATCACTTTCCCAATTGCACCATCATTAATTAAGTCACCCGCAAATACAGCACCCTCCACATGTAACCGTTCACTAAAATAGACCATATACTTTTGCCCGGTTTTTTCCACCACGCGCTTGGTTTCTTCTAATTGGGCCATCGTGGTAAATGGTGTCTTATCTGTAAAGTAATCCTTTCCAGCTTCCATTACTTGATTGCCAAGCGCACTTCGCTCTGATGGGATGGCTGCCGCTGCTACTAGTTTAATTGTTTCATCATTCAAGATTTGCTCCAAAGAATCTGCTGCCTGAACTTCAGGGAATTCTTTAACGAAGTCTGCTACCTTTTCTTTGTCTGGGTCGTAAACCCACTTCAATGTGGCGCCCGCTTCAACTAAACCATTGCACATGCCATAGATATGGCCATGATCAAGTTCTGCTGCGGCGATTGGAAATTCTCCTTCCTTTACAACCGGATTGGGCTTTCCTTTTGGTGCATAATTCATACCGTCCTTACTCATGTTCTGAACACTCCTTGATTGTTATTTCATTCCCCAGGCTTAAAACCAGTCCGCATAACCTAGTTCTTTTAAGTTATCTGCTGATAGTTTCAGACAATCAAATGGATCCCGTCCATATGTATCATCCTGTTCAATTAGGAAATATTGTGCCCCACTTTCAAGACCAGCATCTATAATAGCCTTCATATCAAGATTTCCTTCACCGACTTCTGCAAATTCAATCAGATTTGTGAATTTATTGAAAAACTTATCCATATCGTTTAAATCTTCTTCGTTTATATCTAAATTACCAATACGATAATCCTTTAAATGCAATAACGAAATACGTCCTTTATACTCTCCAATAAACTGTACTGGATTTACCCCAGCCCGTTGGATCCAATGAACATCCAATTCAAAACCAAGCTTAGTTGTATTATTTTTAATCAAATCTAACAAATATTCTCCTTCGTATTTTTGAAATTCAATATGATGCGTATGATAATAAAGGTTAATTCCCTGTTCAGCTAATCTTTCGGCCATTACCTCAGCTCTAGCAATGAAGCCAAGAATCTTATCTTTATCACCCATAATATTTAATGGAAGCATTCCAATACGCAGAAAGTCACATTCCAGTGTCTTACAGTCATTAACAATTTTTTCAAAGTCATTTGTTAACGTCTCTCCCGGAGCACCTGGCATCATTGGCTCTAAAGGAGCGGACATTGCGGCAATTTTAATATCAAAGTCAGTACTTGCCCTTTTTAATTCCGCTACATTTTCTTCTGTCATTGGAATTTGTGATACTTCCACTGCACCAAAACCTAATTCGTGTAACTGTTTCATCGTTTCATAAGCGCCAAGTTCTTCCACTTTACCCTTAAGCATCATCATTTGCACACCAATTTTACCTTGTTTCATTGATATACCTCCATTTTTATTTCTTGTTTAATATCTGAAGATCTGCGAATCGTACTAATCATTTCCATGGATATTTGAGCATCCTTTATGTGGATATAATCCTGGGAATCATTTTCGATACATGTATAGAAGTGATTAATTAATTTTGCGTGACTGGCACCGTAATAAAACTTTGATCCAGGAAGCCTGGCATCTTCAATTATCTTTTCTTTGATACCGCTATCGTTTACTTTCGTTAAGATACTGTCTTTAACCGTCAGTTTTCCTTTTTCTAACATAACCTGCAGCTCAACACTGGAATTTCCTGCATTCGTATTCGTTGCAAAAAATAACCCTGTGGCGCCGTTAGTAAATGTAATATTGGCAACAGCAGTATCCTCAACCTCATAGCCATAATCAAATAAATTATCAATCGATCCCCTAATTGTTTTAACTTCCCCACCTACGAGCTGCATTAAATCCAAGGTGTGGATGGCTTGATTAATCATCACACCACCACCTGCGTATTTCATTATGCCACGCCAAGGTTTCACATCATAATAAGCTTTTGGTCGATACCAGGTCACTAATCCCTTTATTCCAATTACTCCCCCGTATTCCCCGCTTTTGACAATTTCCTGAAGTTTTTCGAACGTCTCATTGAAACGATTCTGGAAGGCAACACATATTTTGATTTCCTCGTGTTCTTTCTCCAAATCTACTAAAGCCATTCCTTCCTCAGCATTTCGTGCCAATGGCTTTTCCTGAAATACATGGACTCCTTTCATTACACATGCTTTCGTTGCAGCGTAATGAAGATGATGTGGCAGGCAAACGTGAACACAATCAAGTGTTTCCCTGTCAAGCATCTCCTGGTAATTAGTATAAAAAACTGCATCTGGTACAGTATCTCTTAATGACTCATCAATATCACACACGGCAACCAATTTGGCATTAGTTCTAGCTTGTATTGCTGGTATGTGAATCTTTGAGATATCTCCGAGTCCAATGACTGCTATTTTAAGCATAAGCTCGATCTCCCTTTGAAAAACTAACCCATAGTCAAACTGACAATGAGTTAGTTTAATTAACTATTATTTTTGAATGGGTTGACGCTTTTCTTCCTCTATCTTTTTGTTTAATTCATTTAGGTAAACATCTTCGTCAACTGGAAGTTCTACTTCTTTCCCTAACCAGCTTGATAGATGGATAGCGTTGGCTAATGCAACACCATTGATACCGTCACTGCCGGGTGCCAGCAAAGGAGTTCCGTCTAAAACGTTTGCTGCAAAGTTTTCCATGACGGCGGTATGCTGTGCACCCCAGACACTTTCAAATTCCAGAACCTCTTCACTGTACACTTCAGACAAATCTCCACCCATGAACACCTTCGCAGCATCTGCCCAGCTCATTGTATCGCTCATTTCCTTCTCTGATTTATGGAGACGCTTAATTGTCACTTTCTTACTGTCGTCAACAACAATCTTTCCTTTATCACCCAAAATTTCAAAACGATCTGTTCCCATAACATCATGTGTGCAAGTAATAAACACACCTGTTGCACCATTACCATAATCAA
This Virgibacillus phasianinus DNA region includes the following protein-coding sequences:
- a CDS encoding TRAP transporter large permease encodes the protein MEVFILTGSFILLLIFRIPIALCLIISCLVTGVYMGFDPAAILQRMVGGLNSFSLLAIPFFILAGEIMNEGGISNRLINLANVIIGKVRGGLAMVNVLASTFFGGISGSSLADTSSLGSVLIPMMKKQGYDSDYSVSVTISSSTQGVMIPPSHNMIIYSTAAGGVSVGALFMGGLGPGLLLGIGIMILTYMMAVKRKYPKGEPVKKEEIPKIIRDGLLGLLTIVIIMGGILSGLFTATESAAIGTLYAFIITFFVYREIPLVRMGIILQRSFKTLAMVLFLIGASSSFGWLLALLKVPALVSDGLLSISPNDASTILMIVIILLLLGMVMDMAPLILIATPILLPVATSVGMDPVHFGVVLILALGIGLVTPPVGSVLFVGSAIGRLPIEKASKGMLPFYAVMIAVLLLVAYIPSISLYLPGFFE
- a CDS encoding TRAP transporter small permease, coding for MKALKMIKSGLDRLLLVSALTMLAVMVVVIIIQVFSRQFFSYTPSWSTELSRILFVWVSFLGIAYGFKEKLHIALGLVVNAMPEKVQDLFDYLAKIIVVGLGVLMIYYGWQFTTLMGRSTLPGTGWPSSVLYASIPIAGLFITIYGIELLFKKGMHQDLTDVSEG
- a CDS encoding TRAP transporter substrate-binding protein, with the protein product MNKKLLSLFFVLIFLVIVLAACDGGSGKTSGDSEEPITLRLAENQPEDYPTTIGAKEFARLVEEKTNGRYKIEVYAGGQLGEEKSVIEQVQLGSIDLTRVNAVPLAEFSEDIGVLSMPYLFEDEEQKWKKLNGEVGQELLSTFEGSNLVGLAFYDSGERSFYNSVRPIKTPEDMEGLKLRVQNSEIAIDIVEALGASATPMEYGEVYSAIQTGVIDGGENNLPSYYTANHYEVAKYFTDNGYQGVPEVLLASQQLWDSLSDKDKKAFREAALESVPVQREAWAELVKKSRKTVKENGSKIIKVDDITPWREAVQPIYDKYGDKYGEWIDKLTK
- a CDS encoding MFS transporter: MASTTTESDQEYNRAKIWQIGFFALNNTATNLYMFILTFVTYYATGIAGLAVVAVSTVLTAMRIFDGITDPIVGFIVDKTESNFGKFRPFMIIGNVILAGSILIMYNVTHLLPQSFQLIFFIVMYAIYIIGYTLQTTVTKAAQTVLTNDPKQRPLYSVFDASYNALIFTGGQVFVASYLIAKYGDFTMALFTELNTYAIIFAGICTILAVIGISGKDRKEYYGLAEKTVNTRFRDYWPILKKNRPLQMLITATTVDKLAFMLIRYSVVAVMIFGILMGDYGLSGSISLITIAPTLIITFIVVAYARKLGMRSAFMGSTWIALFSLIGLIGLFLIMNDPTTISGGIGIPIVIFTVLYTMAISFGGIPSSLVNPMIADVSDYETSKTGRYIPGMLGTLFSFIDKLVTSLAPAIVGLGVAIIGFGSEFPTVTDELTTPLFVMTLILAFGLPAVMLVISLTAMKFYKLDDKKMKEIQRSIAEVKMKENKDDDNSQVM
- a CDS encoding Gfo/Idh/MocA family protein, which gives rise to MSKDGMNYAPKGKPNPVVKEGEFPIAAAELDHGHIYGMCNGLVEAGATLKWVYDPDKEKVADFVKEFPEVQAADSLEQILNDETIKLVAAAAIPSERSALGNQVMEAGKDYFTDKTPFTTMAQLEETKRVVEKTGQKYMVYFSERLHVEGAVFAGDLINDGAIGKVIQVTGFGPHRLNASSRPNWFFNKEQYGGILCDIGSHQIEQFLYYAGCEDAEILHSKVGNYNNPDHPELEDYGDATLLGNNGATQIFKVDWFTPDGLRTWGDGRTFITGTEGTIEIRKYVDVAREEDTGDHLYLVNKEGEKHYELSGKVGFPFFGELIKDCMNRTEKAMTQEHAFKAAELCLIAQEKAVNVSE